The DNA region catgagctattttagATAAGGACTATTTAACCCTGACTCCACTCGTAATTTTTcatgtgcttgatacttccactctatctttgagatattcgtttccacgTCGATACAGCCTCTTGTATtggtccatgatcagtagcagatactagataccatgtttgtatgctttggctgttatttatttatatattatgttgagcatgctggcttcatgtagcatacctgtttctgcttatatatatatatatatatgatgactgttgcattgtttgcatcatgtcattgcatgcatgccgcatcctcggccactcgagagagtggtagctggagttgatgccgcttgtcctgtcgtgccgcactcggccacttgtgtgagtggtagctggagtacgagcagcagggaccccatcacagatgtagctagttagctactatgcaactgtcccctcggccacttgtgtgagtggtagctggagtggtgtacagtctgtcactgacccggcctctcgaccatacaggggtcatggtgcagagaggtgggcgggagtgaccatccgtgcatacgctgtggttattatatttgttttggctgctgctgtctatatatACTGTTATTGGTTACTTACTGTCGTtattcacatatgctgatatacttacttgtgttgagatatgttCTCGTTGTAGATGTCTAGTCATTGAAAAttggtatataccttgcttattacctctgtagttatgaacaataatgtagcagattagtaccagttctgacctactatacctagcctaggatatggtttcaggtatgagcatttgttttggttcttttgtagtatctgctatattCTTTTTacgagactgtattccttttgacattctttattagtttatttggttcatgcactatcttttctatacccactgagtttcaatactcaccaccccgtaaaatggttttctttcgccaggtaacagatagatgagtcatggatgcttggagagatgccggctgccaatcctgggtcccgcgtcatattcgaaaattggttttggttctgtttctctttacttgcatttcgtattcgttggatttggtgtaGTGAGAACTAGGTTTTGATACTTGTGgtgtggacttggtatttgtgatgttttgataactttgcaatttgtgggttttctcttcgttttctttccgctgtgcttattttgtttttttttgtccagccgagtaggctgagtatattaactgcgtggttgtgttgtttccatttttatatatatatattccagccgtatgtgactgatgtatattttgtatgtagtaatgtttcatattgtccgccgtacaggggaggtgctgtcgaaatttcctcGGACAGGGACCCCCCGGGGGCGTGACAAGAAAAAACAAgagtagatacatgagtaatTCTGGAGTGGAGTACTAGAAAAGGATAACAAGAGTTCTTAGGTACTTACAGTATACTCATGATTATGGACTGCACTACACAAGATATCATGTTGtaatcgaaggatacagcgatgcaaaTTGGATATCAGATATGAAAGACTTTATGTCCACAAGTAGATATGTCTTTATTTTGGGAAGTGCTGTCatttcatgaaaattttctaagcaaaCCATAATAACTAGATCCACAATGGagtctgagtttgtagctcttgacaaatgaggtgaagaggctgaatggttACGATAATTCTTAAAAGATGTTCCTGGATGGCCGAACGATCTATTTAATAGTAAATCTCAACATATaggtcgtagacataataccattagacaactactctcaataagagttatcactattgactatgtACAGTCAAAGGATAATTTaacggatccgctaaccaaagggttaaacagAGAATTAGTTGCTAACTCATCGCGAGGAATGGGCTTGATGTAAGTGTCGATGATGACTATAGGTGCAAAGGAAACACAACCTATGCTGACTGAAGATTCCaaaaactaggttcaaagggacaacctaaTTACACTGAAAGATAATCATTGTGGGAGAATGCCCCAATAAATCAGTGATCAGATAAACGATAAGCAGTTTTGTTTTTAATGATCAAAGTGGAGTAATAGAAAATACTCTCGAGAGATCacatatgtgagaaagaagtgggtctgcttcaaaaaaaaaaattagaggcacaattcttagctCTTCTATAGAACCAAGTGTGCTTATGACCAAGAACGAATATATTTATAAGACCTAAGCTATATCAGGGAGAATTTGGGTAAGATTTGTCCATGCTTACACAAAAGGTAGAGTAGTTCAAAGACATCACGACTACTAATTagccaataaataaataaatttttataagagaAGGTTCAAAGGATAACATCTATTTATCATAGACACGATTCAACTGTCAAAGACtatcatatattttatttttattcaagtGGAGAATGATTGAAAATATATAATTGAAAACACGATTTATAGATAGTGTCGAGGAGGTGCAAATCGAGACCCAGATTACACCAATTCAAGAATTCTTTGAtaaatcttactattttattaaaaatctcccccctttactaactaactttggtgaagcctaaaatacaTTTACATTAATGCCCTTTTTTCTCTTTATACTAAAactaattccaaggtttattagtaattccacaagcgaaacaatcagtggtctagagttcgagactcagctacagcgtattattatgaatttttctcatcattaattttctctggttgttttatataaaaaaaattatagttctctttagtctcatatcttagaattgacaacactatgatcaaagaagtttctataaatattttaggccgatgatattaaaaaataaacttttcttagttttttttactaagacaagtataatatcttactattttattaaaaatctcccccctttaataactaactttggtgaagcctaaaatgcatTTATGTTAATGCAGCCTAAAATGCATTTATGTTAAtgcctttttttctatttatactaaaaataattccaaggtttattagtaattccacaagcgaaacaatcaatgatctaaagttcgagactcagttatagcatattattatgaatttttttcatcattaattttctctggttgttttatataaaaaaaaatatagttctctttagtcccatatcAGGCCGAATgttaaaaaataaacttttcttagttttttttactaagacaagtataatattaaattaaaataatttcttttacatAGGGAAGTCCGTTACAGTACTTTGTTGCTGGGATTCTCTAGCGTCACTATTACATGGGTCTGACGAAttttacccaaataattaattcttggtttataagggtgacagaaaattcaaacaattcggattttcaaagatccaaataatttatatattattatagtaCATATGCAACATGTGTGCATGATCACACTAGTATTACTAAAAAAAGGACCACGGTCGGGACATTCCTACTAAACCAAGCGCGGCAGGGCACGTCATGCAACACTCGCATTGCAAGTGCCACCTGGTGTGCATGCACAAACCCACGTGTTTGCTTGTAAGGACTTACATGCCACATGTCATCTTGTTGGCATGCAAATACCACCAAGCTTGCCATGGAGGTTTCTTTATAAGGAACCGATGGAGAGGCAAAAGCACAGAGAGCAATTCTTCTCGTGAGAAGAAGGCAAGGGCAGATACAGAGAGCAAGGAAAAGAGAGATTTCTCATGTTCGTCCTCTTTTCATTTCGTCGTTCATTTTCTTTTTTATAGATATTCGTGAGAGTATTTAAGTATATACTCGGTTTATCATGTCAACTTATGTTAGATTATGTCAtggtattattattttaatctgaGAAATAGATGTTGAAGTATGACTTTTTAATATCGATGAATTTATTTGAAGGAGACTGTCTCATTATAGAATTTGACGTCTTTTATTCTTCGGACGATGTTTATCACACAACTTAGACACAAGTTTTATGTTTATTTGACGTCCGTCTCGAGCAATCGGCATCAGCATCCTTAACTCGACAGTCACTAAAGTAACAACTTGATGATCAACTTATTCAATCTTATTTAATCAGATCGATAATTTGAGAttatcaattcaaatcatcttgaCAGATAAATAGATACCATATAAAGGTCCAACACATGAAGTCCTGTATAAGACCATATCACCCTAGCATGTCTCTTAAAttagtttagtttaattatgtcaattaaaattttcaaaagccCCCTTATTTTTCATACTCAACTCTAATTGATTCATCTTCTCTTAGAATCTATATTTACCGTCTTAATTTATTTTATCTTATGAATGATATTGAAGTCAgtacttttttatatatatttatttgttgtacatattatttttttttaattgtgaaGGGGAGTGTTGGTCTAatgataaaattaattattgtcaTATGAGTTTAATTATTGTCATGTGAGTTTAAGGTCACGGATTTAAATTATGAAAATAGTCTCGtgcaaaatataaaataaatctgcatacaatatatttaatataattcaatcCTTTCTTGAGACCCGCATTGAATGGAATTTCGTACATCAGATTATCTCTTTTATACTATTTTCCTAATCCAACACTCTGACAATGAAGTATGATTGATCATACCATAGTTATTAGATAATGCTATTTTCCTTACTTAACTCATGCATTCATCAACAACCTTCCTCTCCATTTTTCATTTTTATGTCATCCATATTTTAAATTCATCCTTTAACCAAAAAATATTTGCAATTTTTTCATCCTTTAAAGAAAACAATGCCTTGGTTTGTAATATTTGCCACAATTTAAGGTTTGAGTTTATTGTTCTATTTGCACTAATCGGTCAGCGTAATGTCATCTacaaagaaataatataaaattagaaaCAGAAAAAAATGACTCGCTTGATGAAACCTCCAAAAGGAGACAGTATAAACTATCCCAAATCATCCATGTTTTGTTATTGTACAAGCAAGACAGGCATATGAATGAATTGCCAAGAGGAAACTTGTAATCAAATTAAagtttaaatataatataatcaCCCGAGATAGCAAGAATTGCATGTAATCCACAGGCAACACTATTTCACTTGTGCTTGATGAACAATGGAAGGGGCATTTCGCAGGCTCGAGTAGTATAAGTGAGGTATAATATGAAGGATCTTCTGATACAAAGATTACAAGGTCCATAAACTTGAAGCGTATATGATCAACAGTAATTCGTAAATCGTAATGCTCCTTCACAAAATTGCCTACCGAGTAATCTATGGAGCTACGAAGAGAGCGAACCTCTCTCAGCATGCTAAAATGTAAAAACTGGTGCTGCAGCAGGTCAAGGTGTCTAAAACCACGGCCTGGAGCATTCCACGCTGCAGTTTGTGCCCTCGTGTTTCCATCTGGCCACAGAGGTGCCATCCGTGCTTCAATTCGCAGCACAATGTTTCTAGTTTCTATGATGATCCCTATTCCGGTTTCTCTTCCCTATGGTCCTTGGGAGAAACATCCCGAAACTAATTCCAAAGTAACCAGTTGCAGCTAAAACATCAACGATTTCAATTCCGGACCAGATTTTTAGCGAGCATACAGAATGATATGCCTAGGAATAGGTTTAGGGATGGAACAATTTCGTATCGACCGAGATGCCGTGAAAACGGAACCCTAATTAGACAAATGCGAACAAGCCAACACGCAGGGAAGAGATCGAAATCGCATCGTTTTGCCAAAAGCAGTAAAGTGAAGGAAGAACTCACCGATGGCGGTTTCGAGAAGCATTTTCTGGTCTTGGATAGCACAAGCTAGAATTCGGTCCTCGCGCCTCGTCAGCCGATGAGCCGAACCTTCCAAGCTGTCTCTTTTTCCGACCAAAATCAACCTTCCGCAGTACTGGAACTCTCCTGAGGGAGGAAGTGGCAGCAGCTTACGGCCAGGCTACGCTTACGAGGACGAGTGGAAAGCACAGCCGACGACGCCGGAGATATGAGAGCAGCACCGGCCGAGGAGACGCTCGCGCGCATCTCTCGCTGTGGCAAATTCATCCTTGTAATTTGGTAATTTAAGATCCGGCCTCAAAATTTGTTTTCTCCCAATGGATTAAGGAATAAAATGATTCTCTGTTAAATACCATCATTTTAATTAACATTaacagtttttttttaaaataaaacaatttcATAATATGCACttttattctatttatttattatgataataaatatatttttttaattcgtGTAGAATTGATTTAAAAATCACGAAAGGACCAGCACTTTTCTAATATAAAAAGTACATTTTTAATCCGTTTATTTTATAGGAACCCTTCGTATATCCATTTATGTCAATCTTCtcacaaaaaaatagcaaaaataaaataaaataaattacccATCAAATTAAATTCGACATCTCTTTCAAAGGGTCCACACGCACACAGACCCAGTCTAACTCCAACCTTACATATCCCACACCATCATTAATACCAGACAACTAATTAATACCCACCACCGCACCACCGCCCGCCCTCCGCCGCCCCAACTGCCCCGCTCCTCCGGTGCTGGCGCAGGAGCGAGACCGCCGGAGGAGGCCACGCTGACGCCCATCCTCATTCCTCCTTGGCAGTGTCCCTCCACGCCGCATATGAACCAGTAACTCGTCGCCTCCGCCAGGGTCACCCGGTCGCGACCGCTGACGTACATCTTAAGCACGCCGGAGCTCCAGTTACAAGATCTGTACGTCTCTTCCGTCACCTGATACACGTTGTGCTGCACCGGCACATAATTGAACActgaaaaaaaatcaatattaagacaaaaaagaaaaattaaataaacatcgATCGAGATGCTGATCCCGGTGTCACCTAAAACATCGCCAACGGTGAAGTTGTGATTCCGAGACCAGCGGAGGAAGTTGGTGCCGGTTTCCCACCCTTCGGTGTCGCCGACGTCGTACTCTGTGGCTTGGACGCCGATTTGAGTGGAAAGAGACAAGAGGATGGTCATGATGAAAGTTATTAGAATGGCCATGGCTTGAAAACAGAGGAGTCATGTCTTGATCGCTCTGTAGATTTATGGTAAGCTAAAGTCGATGATAAGGTGGTTGCACCTATTCAAATCAATTATGAATGGTTGCATTTTAACACGTTGATGCACATATTGAGAGTTCATATTGCATAAAGGAGTGACCATATCCGACAGAAATATCTGGTAGAAGTCAGAATGCATAGGATTCACAAACACGAAGAACAAAAGTCTGATTTCCAAAGTAATATTCAAAGTATTTGTATAATTAATTGGAACTTAAAAGCCTTGACGGCGTAAGAAATCTACTGACCCTATATAAAATGTATGATCACATTGAGATTCCTCTCTCTCCTTTCTTTGATTATTGACTGTTCTACATTTCAGTCTTTCTCTTGCACCTTGGCGTCATCGATCTTCTCCTGCGTCAAGTGCAGCACGAGACTGCCATTTCCCCTTGTGGCTTGCAGGCACTGGTGGCGTTGGGACCCTGATCTGTACAAGGACAAATCTCCCATCTTTCTTGAATGATTTAAGGGGCACTCAATGCTTCACCCCTCTCCCTAAGCCCATCTGAATAGACTAAATCCAATTAAATTTACATGGATGAGATTAATCTTTACAAGATTAACacacataattaattaattactattaagcaaattaaactttaattaaatgatttaatgtTTTATTGTATATAAAGAGGGTTTAGATTAAATAGATGTGGATTTAATATATAGATCCGATAATCCAATTCATTACATTGATGGAATGTTCATGAGAGATGAGTTTTATAGTGGAAGTCTCCATAGGTTGAACCGAGTGTATAAAGGAACAGATTGATTCAATTAGGGCTCTTCCCCATTGAGAAGGAACGTGGTATTTGACTCCTCAATTCTATGGAAGACATTCACTGTGTTCGCGAGATTTCTGATGACAAAGTAAGAAGCGATAGCTTTTCGATGGATTCAAGTAAGCTTTTGattatttttcaatattttaacATATATACATCAATTTTTGCATTTAATTCCATATGGATGAGTGAAATTGATATATATTCGTTGAATGTAGTTTGAATATATTAGGATTTAACTTATGAATTGAGTTTTTCACATTATCCACcaaggaagtcgagcaaaagatgtagctagtgagaaggacgacacgggagagtgccgacgggctcagtgcgtctgaggggtgaggtgctgcggaagagtacgcgggcggacgagaaggaggcgcacgacattttcgatggacgagaagctggagcggaagattgctcgagaaggtcggaagttgggtttgggtgagccctatttcggatggtcgaaatcacccaagcgagcagagctggagcggaagacccggatcgaggcaAGCGAAACCG from Zingiber officinale cultivar Zhangliang chromosome 4B, Zo_v1.1, whole genome shotgun sequence includes:
- the LOC121977391 gene encoding basic blue protein-like, whose protein sequence is MAILITFIMTILLSLSTQIGVQATEYDVGDTEGWETGTNFLRWSRNHNFTVGDVLVFNYVPVQHNVYQVTEETYRSCNWSSGVLKMYVSGRDRVTLAEATSYWFICGVEGHCQGGMRMGVSVASSGGLAPAPAPEERGSWGGGGRAVVRWWVLISCLVLMMVWDM